The DNA region TGAAGAATGTCTCCAACGTTGACAACAAAAGCGCCCTCCAGAGGCCGCACGGGAACCCAGCTGCCATCTTGGCGCTTTACCTGCAGACCTTGGACCTGGTTCACTTGCAGGACGAGGGTGAGGAGATCAGCGTCCGAGTGTGGCGAGAAGCCCAGAACCTTGCCCGCCTCGGCGCAGGGAGGATAGTAGTTCATCCTCACCGACTgtattccgccgccgccgccgccgcatttgCTAGCAATCACCTCCGGTGGCAGCCCAAGGCTGATGGACATGATACCCAGAAGGCGATCCGCTACAGTCTTCACGGCAGCCGAATACGCGTCCAGTGCCGACCTCAAGGTATCGGGCTTGTCAGGCCAGAATCTCATGTTCCGGTGCTCCGGCGGCTGCGTATTCAGGTAGAGGATGTCAGCCCAGTCCAGCTTCTGATCCTCCGACACCACGAACAGCTGACCGTAACCCTCCAGCTGGCCTCGTTCCTGAGCAAACTGCTGCTTCGTCTCTGCAGGCAACCCAAAGAATGCTTCAATGTTCGCCTTCATCCCCTCGATTACGTCATCCGGAACTCCGTGGTTTATGAGCTGCATCCATCTTGCTGCTCAGGTCTTGAGGAAAGAAAAGAGATGCAACTAGCAGTACCCGCAGCAGGCAGAGCGATCAGACCTGGAAGAAGCCCCACTCCTGGCAGGCCGCATGGAGGCGTGCAGATTCACCGCGAcaagcctcctcctcctccgggtgATGAAGCAGCAGCCTCTCAAAGTCAATGATGGGTATCGCGGCCTCGCCGTCGCTAGCCACAGCATCTGCGGCCACCTCTGGCCGGAGATACCTTGGCGGCACATGGGCTCCACCGGTGGCCGCCACCATTGCCTGAACGCTCGGCACAGGGAGAGACTCCATGCGTCCCTCACTAGCCGCCCTGAGAAGCCAACTCGTGATCTCGATCCTTGGCTTAAAGGCAGCTTACTTGGTGTATATAGAATAGAAAACACTGTACTGTATGTACCTAGCCGTATGGAGCTCCGAGCGAGTACCATATATCTTATGAGTGGAGTGCCACTTGTTTCCATCATCGAGTGCAGAGCGGCTATCCATAGAAAAATTTAAGCATGGTTGGGCGGGCTGATCATTCTCACATTTTCAACAGGAAACTACTCCAGCATCAAGACTTGGAAATATATGCAAGATGTATGGCCACAGCCTGCAGCACACGAAGAAGAGCCCGCAATGGATTCAGAACCATCATCGATGAAAACTAATCTAGCTAGGTTGTGGATGCCACATATATCATAACTCAAGACAGAGCGAAAAATTGTTGCTGCAAACAGGACAAACGTAGCAGTATCAATCACGATCGATATGAGCCTGCCTTCTTTTTTGATTATTCAGAAGAGGACAAGTGCGGGGCAGCTACAACAGATTAAACTGCTGGTGTGCAGTGACTAATTAATAGAGAGCAAGCATAACGACTGCTTTGATGCCTCTTCCTTTTAATAATTCTTTGCTAACATCTGCTTGGCTAGTGCCCCCCCTCCAAACCCTAGAATTTTGAGGAAGGGCAACTGGTATCTCTAACAGCAGTGCCAGTAATCAAGAGGTTGGGGTACCAAAGAAGGGAGAAACAAACAAATTTAATGAACAAGACTTACCAGGTGGTCGCAGTCGCAGTTGTGGCATGCAAAGAGGATAGTGCCTGTCCCTCTCCTCCTTGGCATGGTGTCCATCCATGGCCTGAATGACTTGCTGCCGTCTCTGCATCCACAGCCACAATAGCTTTACCTTGAGATGCAGGGAATTTACATAAGAAATGAGTGTCGCCATACATTAACAAGATGTCAGTGAATCCACATACAGGATACGCTCTGCTTACTACATGTACACTGTCATATATTTAGATATATTAACATCAGCTCTAGGTAATTCCAGGTCATACTGAATCAATGTAGCCGATCATCTACGGTACAACCTCCTCCAACAAGttgatgtagctgatcagctaGGTGCCTAGGGCCAATCATTTAAACTCACTTGATGAAGTTAGTATGTCAACAAAAGATTTGCAGGAGAGAAGCTGTTGCCTTGCCTTATAGGTGTATGCAGTAACTATAAACTGTTTTCTTGTCATGCACTTTTATAATACCTGGAATT from Panicum hallii strain FIL2 chromosome 9, PHallii_v3.1, whole genome shotgun sequence includes:
- the LOC112874930 gene encoding S-norcoclaurine synthase 1-like isoform X2; translation: MDSRSALDDGNKWHSTHKIYGTRSELHTARAASEGRMESLPVPSVQAMVAATGGAHVPPRYLRPEVAADAVASDGEAAIPIIDFERLLLHHPEEEEACRGESARLHAACQEWGFFQLINHGVPDDVIEGMKANIEAFFGLPAETKQQFAQERGQLEGYGQLFVVSEDQKLDWADILYLNTQPPEHRNMRFWPDKPDTLRSALDAYSAAVKTVADRLLGIMSISLGLPPEVIASKCGGGGGGIQSVQGLQVKRQDGSWVPVRPLEGAFVVNVGDILQIFTNGRYRSVEHRAVINAERARLSVAAFHSPSIHATIGPLLTDQEPMYKTVDHQSFMRLFFSAKLEGKSFLQRMKLNLDTASTTTTN
- the LOC112874930 gene encoding S-norcoclaurine synthase 1-like isoform X3, with the translated sequence MESLPVPSVQAMVAATGGAHVPPRYLRPEVAADAVASDGEAAIPIIDFERLLLHHPEEEEACRGESARLHAACQEWGFFQLINHGVPDDVIEGMKANIEAFFGLPAETKQQFAQERGQLEGYGQLFVVSEDQKLDWADILYLNTQPPEHRNMRFWPDKPDTLRSALDAYSAAVKTVADRLLGIMSISLGLPPEVIASKCGGGGGGIQSVRMNYYPPCAEAGKVLGFSPHSDADLLTLVLQVNQVQGLQVKRQDGSWVPVRPLEGAFVVNVGDILQIFTNGRYRSVEHRAVINAERARLSVAAFHSPSIHATIGPLLTDQEPMYKTVDHQSFMRLFFSAKLEGKSFLQRMKLNLDTASTTTTN
- the LOC112874930 gene encoding S-norcoclaurine synthase 1-like isoform X1, whose translation is MDSRSALDDGNKWHSTHKIYGTRSELHTARAASEGRMESLPVPSVQAMVAATGGAHVPPRYLRPEVAADAVASDGEAAIPIIDFERLLLHHPEEEEACRGESARLHAACQEWGFFQLINHGVPDDVIEGMKANIEAFFGLPAETKQQFAQERGQLEGYGQLFVVSEDQKLDWADILYLNTQPPEHRNMRFWPDKPDTLRSALDAYSAAVKTVADRLLGIMSISLGLPPEVIASKCGGGGGGIQSVRMNYYPPCAEAGKVLGFSPHSDADLLTLVLQVNQVQGLQVKRQDGSWVPVRPLEGAFVVNVGDILQIFTNGRYRSVEHRAVINAERARLSVAAFHSPSIHATIGPLLTDQEPMYKTVDHQSFMRLFFSAKLEGKSFLQRMKLNLDTASTTTTN